TGCCGGTCTTTTCCGAGGACGGCCTACTGCCCAGAGTCCTTTGGGAGGAGGGCCTGAATAAGGGCGTTGGCAACAGCCTCCATGTTCGCGATGTAGTCTTTCGCAAGGGGGTCGAGAGGGATGACAGCGCCCCGTACGTCTCTGCGAAATATCCGAACGCGGGGTGATACACGAAGAATTCCCTTCCGGCGAGGGGGGCGAGCAGTTTTGTAAGGCGTTCGTGCAGTCGGTCAAGATCCTTTGAAAAGGCAGCGAACCCTGCCTCGTATGTGTCCTTCCCGGCGGGATCGATCCGCGTGAGGGCGTCACGGATGGTCTTCGCCTGCTCCTTGACGAGGGGCGGGCTCATCCAGACATGGGGGTCGAGTTGGCCGGATGTGTGGCCGTGATCGTTTTCTTCGGACAGGCCACGTTGATGGTCGTGGTCATCAAGGTGGCGGAGTCGGCTCCCCCTGCCGTGTGTCCACTACCTTCAGACCGGGCATGGCGGACGCGATCTTGGGCATGAGGACATTTTCAAATGGGACGCCGGTCCGGAAAAAGAGGTCGGCACGGGCGAGTTCCGCCATCTCCTGAGGAGAAGGGGAAAACGTGGAGGGATTTTCGCCCGGCGCAAGGAGAACAGTGACGTTCACCCTTTCCCCTCCGATCCGATTCACGAAGTACGCCTGGGGAGGGATGCTCACAAAGACCTTCATCCTGTCCGGAGATGCCGCGCCGAACGAAAGGCCGGGAGGAAGGGCCAGCACGAAAATAAGGCTCATGAGTGTAAAAAGGATGCCTGCTGTCATCTTTTTGGCTTGAAACGCAGGGCGCAGGTGGGAAATGCAACAAATGTGATTGCGGTTACTTGACACACTTTTGTAGTACATTAATTTAGACCCTATTTGTGAAAAAAGTTGAAACCTTCTCAAGCCGCGCATGTCGTCTAAAGGAGTATCCTTGAAAAACGAGAAATTTTGTCCAGTTCATTAGCACAAGGAGGTAACTATGTAGCAAGCTTGCTGGCTGAATTATTGACTGACAGGCAACTCGTCCACCGGGCGCAAGGAACATTTTTACAGTTTTCTATATTCAAGGAGGATGAGAGATGAAGATCGAGGATCTTGAAAGATTCGAAAAGATGGAGAACGAAGGGCCCGAGACCCTGCCTTCTGAGGAAAGGAGGCGCTTTTTGCAGATGGGGCTTGCGGTAACAGGTGTGTTTGCCGGGGGAACCGTGCTTTCCCTGATGTCTGCGAGGTCCGTTCACGGTGCCCTCGTGGGGATCAGCCTCAAGGACTATCCCTACAAACCACACTATTGCATGGTCATACGGCAGGACCGGTGCATAGACTGCGAACTTTGCAAGGAGGCATGTGTCAAGACCAATCATGTACCTGATTACGGGTACCGCACGACCATACTCGAGCGGGAGCTCACAGTGGGGCCGAAGGCTAAACAGCGGGAGTTCATGCCCGTCCTGTGCAACCATTGCAACCGTCCTCCCTGTGTACGGGTATGTCCGACGGTTGCGACCTACAAGGACAAGACCACGGGCATCGTCATGATGGACCCCAAGAAGTGTATCGGCTGCAAGACCTGCATGGCTGCGTGTCCCTATAATGCTCGGTATTTCAATGAGGAGATCAGGGCCATCGACAAGTGTGATTTCTGCTTTGCGTCCCGCCTTTCAAAGGGGATGAAGACTACCGCATGCGCCGAGGCCTGTCCTGCGGACGTGCGGATCTTTGGAGACCTCTCAGATCCGACGAGCAGGGTCTACCAGCTCGTACACGACCCTGAGCGAGTTTTATGGGTCTTGAGGCCTGAGACAGGCGCCGCACCGAACGTTTTTTACACCAAAGGATAGGGTAAGGGGGAAATTCATGAAAAAGACATTCATCACGGCCTTAGGGCTCGCCCTTGGGGGCATGATCTTTCTCGTACAGGGCACTGGTGCAACGGAAGAGGAACACGGTGGGACTATTATTTTCACAAGGCCAGTGAAGGCCGTTGTCTTCGACCATCAGTCCCACATGGACATGGGTTATGAGTGCGACACGTGTCATGATGGACTTTTTGAATACGCCAAAGGAAGCGCCGAGGAAACCGGAGAGTTCAACCATAAATCCTTTGCAAAAGGACAGTACTGCGGGGCCTGTCATGACGGGTCTACCGCCTTTACCACCGAGCTCGACAAGGCCACTGGGAAGTGCACTCTCTGCCATATAGGCGTGAAGGGGTATAACCGCGAATTGAAAACAGAGCCGAAAACACCCCACGGACATTGATATCCCAGGCGCCATGCCAACCAGGGGCACCCTCCGGGTTTTTTATGGCCCGGGAGAACGGTACAGACAGAAAAAAGGCCCGTTCCCTTCCGAGGGAACGGGCCTTTCAATGGTATTTTCAGAGATGCGATTGTTACTTCTTATGACACTCGGTGCACTTGGTGGGTCCGCCCTTGGCCTTGTGACACTCTAAACAGTTCTTGTGCATGTTGTCGCTTGGCTTTCCGAGCT
The genomic region above belongs to Deltaproteobacteria bacterium and contains:
- a CDS encoding 4Fe-4S dicluster domain-containing protein; the encoded protein is MKIEDLERFEKMENEGPETLPSEERRRFLQMGLAVTGVFAGGTVLSLMSARSVHGALVGISLKDYPYKPHYCMVIRQDRCIDCELCKEACVKTNHVPDYGYRTTILERELTVGPKAKQREFMPVLCNHCNRPPCVRVCPTVATYKDKTTGIVMMDPKKCIGCKTCMAACPYNARYFNEEIRAIDKCDFCFASRLSKGMKTTACAEACPADVRIFGDLSDPTSRVYQLVHDPERVLWVLRPETGAAPNVFYTKG
- a CDS encoding metal ABC transporter substrate-binding protein produces the protein MSPPLVKEQAKTIRDALTRIDPAGKDTYEAGFAAFSKDLDRLHERLTKLLAPLAGREFFVYHPAFGYFAETYGALSSLSTPLRKTTSRTWRLLPTPLFRPSSQRTLGSRPSSEKTGRKRCSTR
- a CDS encoding zinc ABC transporter substrate-binding protein; translated protein: MTAGILFTLMSLIFVLALPPGLSFGAASPDRMKVFVSIPPQAYFVNRIGGERVNVTVLLAPGENPSTFSPSPQEMAELARADLFFRTGVPFENVLMPKIASAMPGLKVVDTRQGEPTPPP